From the Peromyscus leucopus breed LL Stock chromosome 8b, UCI_PerLeu_2.1, whole genome shotgun sequence genome, one window contains:
- the Mrps23 gene encoding 28S ribosomal protein S23, mitochondrial isoform X1 yields the protein MAGSRLETIGSVFSRTRDLMRAGVLKEKPLWFDIYKAFPPLREPVFRRPRLRYGKAKAAIQDIFYHEDRIRAKFFSVYGSGHKAFDLFNPNFKSTCQRPNPGLGWAAWNCRFVEKYMELQDLGETDEEKLFMETGKALLAEGVILRRVREARKVSVRPQASPEGKQPPEDAQEPKTDASSP from the exons ATGGCGGGGAGCCGGCTGGAGACGATTGGGAGCGTGTTTTCCCG GACGAGGGATCTGATGCGTGCTGGAGTGTTGAAGGAGAAGCCGCTGTGGTTTGACATATATAAGGCCTTTCCGCCGCTGAGAGAGCCTGTCTTCCGAAGACCCCGTTTGAGATATGGTAAAGCCAAAGCTGCCATCCAGGACATCTTTTACCACGAGGATCGGATTCGAGC GAAATTCTTTTCTGTCTATGGATCTGGTCACAAAGCTTTTGATCTGTTCAACCCAAACTTCAAGTCTACCTGTCAACG CCCCAACCCAGGCCTGGGGTGGGCTGCTTGGAATTGCAGGTTTGTGGAGAAGTACATGGAACTGCAGGACCTGGGAGAGACAGATGAAGAAAAGTTGTTTATGGAGACAGGGAAGGCCCTGCTGGCGGAGGGGGTCATTTTACGACGAGTGAGAGAGGCAAGGAAG GTCAGTGTCAGACCCCAGGCTTCGCCGGAAGGAAAGCAGCCTCCGGAAGATGCCCAGGAGCCAAAGACGGACGCCTCCTCTCCCTGA
- the Mrps23 gene encoding 28S ribosomal protein S23, mitochondrial isoform X2 translates to MAGSRLETIGSVFSRTRDLMRAGVLKEKPLWFDIYKAFPPLREPVFRRPRLRYGKAKAAIQDIFYHEDRIRAKFFSVYGSGHKAFDLFNPNFKSTCQRFVEKYMELQDLGETDEEKLFMETGKALLAEGVILRRVREARKVSVRPQASPEGKQPPEDAQEPKTDASSP, encoded by the exons ATGGCGGGGAGCCGGCTGGAGACGATTGGGAGCGTGTTTTCCCG GACGAGGGATCTGATGCGTGCTGGAGTGTTGAAGGAGAAGCCGCTGTGGTTTGACATATATAAGGCCTTTCCGCCGCTGAGAGAGCCTGTCTTCCGAAGACCCCGTTTGAGATATGGTAAAGCCAAAGCTGCCATCCAGGACATCTTTTACCACGAGGATCGGATTCGAGC GAAATTCTTTTCTGTCTATGGATCTGGTCACAAAGCTTTTGATCTGTTCAACCCAAACTTCAAGTCTACCTGTCAACG GTTTGTGGAGAAGTACATGGAACTGCAGGACCTGGGAGAGACAGATGAAGAAAAGTTGTTTATGGAGACAGGGAAGGCCCTGCTGGCGGAGGGGGTCATTTTACGACGAGTGAGAGAGGCAAGGAAG GTCAGTGTCAGACCCCAGGCTTCGCCGGAAGGAAAGCAGCCTCCGGAAGATGCCCAGGAGCCAAAGACGGACGCCTCCTCTCCCTGA